In the genome of Archangium lipolyticum, the window CCGACCGAGGGCAACAGCCTCCGGGTGGCGGCGTTGTCCCTGAACGAGTACCGCGTGCGCTACTACCCGGACCTGGACAACGACACGTACGGCGCCAACACCGGCTCCATCTATACCGGCTGCACGCCGCCGCCCAGCTATATCAATTCCCGGCGCTGGGACTGCGACGACTCGAATGCCAGCATCAACCCGGCCGCGGCCGAGGTGTGCGGAAACGACATCGACGAGAACTGCGACACCGTGACTTCCTGCTAGCTGTTCTTGATCAGGGGGAGGGTGCCGCGTCCTCCGGGCCGCGAGCACCCTCTTCCTTTTGCTGGAGTGCCAGCTTCCGCAACACCCGTTCGAGGTGCTGCTGGAAGGCGGGGTGCACCCGATCGGTCTGGATGCCACGCTGGATGGCGAGCGTGTAGCACTCGAGCGCCGCATCCAGTTGGCCAGCGGCCTCCAGGGCCTCTCCCAGACCGTCGTGGACGATGGGCGAGTCGCCGTGCAGCTCGACGTTGCGCCGGAAGACGGTGATGGCGGCATCGACCTTGCCGCTCTCCAGCAGATGGTACCCCATGCGGCTGAGCAGCTCCTCGGGAGGCCGGACCTCGTAACCGAGCCGCCTGGCGACCCGGACGTAGTTGGCCTCCACCTTCTCCAGGTCGCCAGCGCGCATGATTGGCTCGGAGATGCGCCAGTCCTCGAAGAGGGCCTCCAGTCCATCGTAGAGCGTCCGGAGGGGCGTGCTGCCGTGATGGTCGTTCGCGAGGAAGGAGTAGCGCCACACCAGCCGCTCCGGCCGGGCCTGCTCGAGGGTCCTCGCGAGCCGCTGGATGGGTTCCAGCATGTCGTCGCTCTCGTCCCCCATGCTCATGTAGAGGAAGCGTTCCTGCGGGGGCAGGCGCTCGAGGGACCGCACTGCTCCATTCACGAGCTCATTCCCGTTCCACCAGAGGCTCGGGCTGATGGCGACGTAGGCGTGGAAACTCCGCGGGTGGTTCATGAGCGTATGCACGGCGAAGAGTCCGCCCAACGAATGCCCCACGAGGATTCGGTACGGCTGCGTGCGGTAGCGGGACTCGATGCGCGGAGCCAGCTCTTCCTCCAGGAAGCGCAGGAACCGTTCCGCGCCTCCGGCGGTGGGACGCAACTCCGCGACGGTCCGCTGGGAGGTATCCCCAGGCCTCCGGAAGCCCGCCAACACCGGCGGGGTGAAATCCCTCGTGCGATCCGTGTTCGATACCCCCACCACGATCATCCGGGGGATGCGATGGCTCTCCGCGAGGAACCGCACGACGCCAGTGGTGTGATGGAAGTACGCATCGCCATCCAGGAGGTAGAGAACGGGGTAGCGCTCCGAGGAGGTGTCGTACCCGGGCGGTAGATAGACGAGGAAGCCGCGCTCCTCTCCGAGGACGGTGGAGTGGAAGGTGTGCTTCACCCCGAGGGTGATGGGCGTTCCCTCCCGTGGAGAAGCTGCTCCCACGTGAGAGGGCCCGGACAGGCAGGAGGACAGGAGGAACGCTGCAACCAACGGCGGGATGAGTCGGCGCATGCTGGTCACAGCTCCGATGTGAGAGGGCCACGAGAAGGGCCGCCATGCAGGCGGACCAGCGCGGCCCACGCTTCCGCGGCCCCAGCGCCGATGCGTTCGAGCACCCTGTAGCGTCCGAGCAGGGCACCCCGCGTGAGCCAGGGTTGCACCGGTCCACCCGCCGGCTGCCCGGGTTCGGAGGGCTGGGACTCCAGGCCGCCGCACGCGCGCGCGGCCTCCGCCAGGAGCGCTCGACAGACGGTGCAGTCATCGAGATGCTTTTCCACCGACACCGCTGCTTCGGCGCCCAACGCCCCCTGCGCGAAGGAGAAGAGTTGTCGCGTGTCGAAGCAGTCCATGCCAGGAAGATGATAGTCGACGTGGGCGGTCATGACGATGAGCGACGCGGATCATCAGGAAGAGCGGGCCTTCGCGAGCGCGTGCGCGCGGGGTGAGGCCCTGCGTGACCCGAAGTCCGACTGACGGCCATGCCGCTCGGCCCCAGCCAGGGGCCCATCGACATGGATGAACCCGCGGCGCACAAGATGCGAGTATGAGAAAACGGGTGGGGTCGTGCGTGGACTTGCATTCCCCCCTCCCCTGGTCTCTGGTGTGCGGCGCGATGCGATTGTCCGCCCTCTGTCTTTGCGCTCCCGTCCTGGTTCTTTCTCTCTCTTGTGGAGACCCGGCCCCATCCCTCGGCACCGAGCCCCCCATCGTGGACTTGCGAGCCGACGTGAACCGAAACGGCTCCGTGGACCTCTCGGACCCGACGGAGGACGAGGGAGAGGACACCTGGTCCGCTGAACGAGGGGCCATCTTCCTGGCCAACATCGATGATGACCTCGGCGCTTGTGCTTTTTCGTATGATGCCGAGGTCGTCAGCGATATCGCTCTGGCCCAGTGCCATGACGCCGCGGACGACAGGGTGAATGGTCAGGAGGACCTCGAAGACCTGGCGCGCCTGCTCACGGTGCCCTGGCCCGATGCCCCCGAGGAGGCGGAGGGTCGCCTCACCGTGTCCGAGACGGCCGCCAGCAAGGTGCGCCTCTTCCGGAAGACCGAGCATGGGTTCGAGCTCTTCGACCCATCGACGGCGCGGCTCGAGGCGCAGGAACTACGGCGCGGCGCGGAGCTCGCCATTGAAGCGCGGGATATCGTCCGCGATCTCGACATCTGGGACGGCTACGTGGATGTCGTGCTCAGCGTCAGCTGGAAGGGCGGCACGGATGCGCTTTACCGGGACACCGTACGCCTGCGTGTCTCCCCGGTGATGACGTTCCATCACCTGAACGCCGTGAAAACCCTCTACACCGCACACCTGTCCATCGGTACACGGGAGGATCTCGTGGACTTCCCACGTTTCCAGGCCGAATTGGACAGGGCGCGAGCGGGAGTGGGGGTGACAGAGCCACTCTACCTCTACGATACCGGCAAGACGGACCGCTGGGTCCAGGACCTCTTCGAGTCCGGCTTCATGTCCATGCCGGCACCGGGCGGACAACAACACGTCATCCGGGTGAACTACCGCTCTCCCTTCCTGGCCAGGAAGGTGCCTACGACTGAGGACCCACCGCCCTCGACCGACAGCCCGCTGCGCCCTGGTAGCCGGCTCGCCTTCCAGCTTCGGGGACGGGACTCGGCGGTCGTCCAGCAGTATGACCCGAATGCGCTCACGGATGCATTCACCAAGCAGACACTCAATGCGCTCGGCAATCTGGAGACCATTCCTCCCTACGAAAAGGGAGGCGTCCACTATCCGTTCGGCCGGCTCTTGATGGGCAGTATCGCGAGTGCCCG includes:
- a CDS encoding alpha/beta hydrolase-fold protein, with amino-acid sequence MRRLIPPLVAAFLLSSCLSGPSHVGAASPREGTPITLGVKHTFHSTVLGEERGFLVYLPPGYDTSSERYPVLYLLDGDAYFHHTTGVVRFLAESHRIPRMIVVGVSNTDRTRDFTPPVLAGFRRPGDTSQRTVAELRPTAGGAERFLRFLEEELAPRIESRYRTQPYRILVGHSLGGLFAVHTLMNHPRSFHAYVAISPSLWWNGNELVNGAVRSLERLPPQERFLYMSMGDESDDMLEPIQRLARTLEQARPERLVWRYSFLANDHHGSTPLRTLYDGLEALFEDWRISEPIMRAGDLEKVEANYVRVARRLGYEVRPPEELLSRMGYHLLESGKVDAAITVFRRNVELHGDSPIVHDGLGEALEAAGQLDAALECYTLAIQRGIQTDRVHPAFQQHLERVLRKLALQQKEEGARGPEDAAPSP
- a CDS encoding protein-arginine deiminase domain-containing protein — translated: MNRNGSVDLSDPTEDEGEDTWSAERGAIFLANIDDDLGACAFSYDAEVVSDIALAQCHDAADDRVNGQEDLEDLARLLTVPWPDAPEEAEGRLTVSETAASKVRLFRKTEHGFELFDPSTARLEAQELRRGAELAIEARDIVRDLDIWDGYVDVVLSVSWKGGTDALYRDTVRLRVSPVMTFHHLNAVKTLYTAHLSIGTREDLVDFPRFQAELDRARAGVGVTEPLYLYDTGKTDRWVQDLFESGFMSMPAPGGQQHVIRVNYRSPFLARKVPTTEDPPPSTDSPLRPGSRLAFQLRGRDSAVVQQYDPNALTDAFTKQTLNALGNLETIPPYEKGGVHYPFGRLLMGSIASARVDPTFTRMLEAQRMQPPVYLDTSWLFVGHVDEILSFLPVDSPRGWVALVAAPELARTMLEDARAQGHGDAKLFTGKVWGISRGRASAEVSISQVLADVDVMNESAAAAVHVDAQLAILQEETGLTDAEIIRVPFLFQRVSAKAAAYQPGTVNLLSLSRNTVVAPDPHGPVVNGKDIFKAHLEAALEPYGITVFWLDDWLLYHRGNGNVHCATNATRQIPEVKWWQTGR